A DNA window from Branchiostoma lanceolatum isolate klBraLanc5 chromosome 17, klBraLanc5.hap2, whole genome shotgun sequence contains the following coding sequences:
- the LOC136423268 gene encoding cartilage matrix protein-like, translating into MCLGSVPAFASTTVRTGLMSAPAQLNNLTIDPTLTSVIAARTSVIFARLSVNVAYTVEYQVRGSDAYNALIPQLQYQVLNQFSVSPGTVDIVSLRVAQILPGSTAATTTVDVEVVTTTPGVSNVQARLINITAPGQILGGASINTSQVALTAPVCSVQVDLVFVLDGTGSVGADNFERMKTFVQKMISDFDIGPEATRIGVVVYSSRAELAISLDAFDDQGSLQDAVAGIAYPGGYTRTGAAIDYTTKFAFSTRNGAREGVKRVAIILTDGISYDDPSEPAQSMRKAAIITYGVGIGSNLDRDQLDVIAGVPENLVVLDDFSKLNNLRTVLPNQICDAATSEQILIRIVITSRRFDVSLLNGNSTAFQSVFYQINRAFAGYFPGVPGFSAPLVSLAPGPADDSVVAMCLGSVPAFASTTVRTGLMSAPAQLNNLTIDPTLTSVITARTSVIFARLSVNVAYTVEYQVRGSDAYNALIPQLQYQVLNQFSVSPGTVDIVSLRVAQILPGSTAATTTVDVEVVTTTPGVSNVQARLINITAPGQILGGASINTSQVALTAPVCSVQVDLVFVLDGTGSVGADNFERMKTFVQKMISDFDIGPEATRIGVVVYSSRAELAISLDAFDDQGSLEDAVAGIAYPGGYTRTGAAIDYATKFAFSARNGAREGVKRVAIILTDGISYDDPAGPAQRMRQVAIITYAVGIGSNLDRDQLDVISGSQLNQFVLDDFTKLEGLRTQLPNQVCEGETRLW; encoded by the exons ATGTGTTTGGGATCGGTGCCAGCATTTGCTTCGACCACCGTCAGAACTGGTCTAATGAGCGCACCAGCACAACTCAACAACCTAACTATCGACCCGACACTCACAAGCGTTATCGCTGCAC GTACCTCCGTGATCTTTGCCCGGCTATCTGTGAATGTGGCCTACACAGTAGAGTATCAAGTCCGTGGGTCTGATGCATACAACGCCTTAATTCCTCAGCTGCAATACCAG GTGCTGAATCAGTTCTCTGTAAGCCCGGGGACCGTAGACATCGTCTCTCTGCGAGTGGCACAGATACTGCCGGG TTCGACAGCAGCAACTACTACAGTCGACGTTGAGGTAGTGACCACGACACCTGGGGTATCGAACGTCCAAGCAAGGCTGATCAACATCACCGCGCCTGGCCAAATACTTGGTGGTGCTTCCATCAATACTTCGCAAGTAGCATTAACAG CTCCAGTTTGCAGCGTCCAAGTGGATCTTGTCTTCGTCTTGGACGGTACTGGTAGCGTGGGAGCCGATAACTTTGAGAGGATGAAGACCTTTGTGCAGAAGATGATCAGCGACTTTGACATTGGGCCGGAGGCAACTCGCATCGGTGTGGTCGTCTACTCCAGCCGAGCAGAGCTGGCCATCAGCTTGGACGCCTTTGATGATCAAGGATCGCTGCAAGATGCGGTCGCTGGCATCGCATATCCCGGCGGTTACACTCGGACAGGGGCAGCCATCGACTACACCACAAAGTTTGCCTTCTCTACCAGAAACGGTGCCCGGGAAGGTGTGAAGAGAGTAGCCATCATCTTGACCGATGGCATATCATATGATGACCCTTCGGAGCCGGCTCAGAGTATGCGCAAGGCGGCAATCATCACCTACGGCGTGGGTATCGGAAGCAATCTTGACCGCGATCAGCTGGACGTTATCGCCGGAGTACCAGAGAACCTGGTGGTACTGGACGACTTCAGCAAGCTAAACAACCTGCGAACCGTCCTGCCCAACCAAATCTGTGACG CCGCTACCAGTGAACAGATTCTCATCAGAATCGTCATCACATCAAGGCGGTTCGATGTTTCTCTGTTGAACGGCAACTCTACAGCATTCCAGAGCGTGTTTTACCAAATCAACCGTGCC TTTGCCGGCTACTTCCCTGGAGTCCCTGGATTCAGCGCACCTCTGGTGTCTCTTGCGCCTGG ACCTGCTGACGATTCCGTCGTGGCCATGTGTTTGGGATCGGTGCCAGCATTTGCTTCGACCACCGTCAGAACTGGTCTAATGAGCGCACCAGCACAACTCAACAACCTAACTATCGACCCGACACTCACAAGCGTTATCACTGCAC GTACCTCCGTGATCTTTGCCCGGCTATCTGTGAATGTGGCCTACACAGTAGAGTATCAAGTCCGTGGGTCTGATGCATACAACGCCTTAATTCCTCAGCTGCAATACCAG GTGCTGAATCAGTTCTCTGTAAGCCCGGGGACCGTAGACATCGTCTCTCTGCGAGTGGCACAGATACTGCCGGG TTCGACAGCAGCAACTACTACAGTCGACGTTGAGGTAGTGACCACGACACCTGGGGTATCGAACGTCCAAGCAAGGCTGATCAACATCACCGCGCCTGGCCAAATACTTGGTGGTGCTTCCATCAATACTTCGCAAGTAGCATTAACAG CTCCAGTTTGCAGCGTCCAAGTGGATCTTGTCTTCGTCTTGGACGGTACTGGTAGCGTGGGAGCCGATAACTTTGAGAGGATGAAGACCTTCGTGCAGAAGATGATCAGCGACTTTGACATTGGGCCGGAGGCAACTCGCATCGGTGTGGTCGTCTACTCCAGCCGAGCAGAGCTGGCCATCAGCTTGGACGCCTTTGATGATCAAGGATCGCTGGAAGATGCGGTCGCTGGCATCGCATATCCCGGCGGCTATACTCGGACAGGGGCAGCCATCGACTATGCCACAAAGTTTGCCTTCTCTGCCAGAAACGGTGCTCGTGAAGGAGTGAAGAGAGTAGCCATTATCTTGACCGATGGCATATCATATGATGATCCTGCCGGTCCGGCTCAGAGAATGCGCCAGGTGGCAATCATCACTTACGCCGTGGGTATCGGAAGCAATCTTGACCGCGATCAGCTGGACGTTATTTCTGGATCGCAACTAAACCAGTTTGTTCTGGACGACTTTACCAAGCTTGAAGGCCTTAGAACTCAATTACCAAACCAAGTCTGTGAAG GTGAGACGCGGTTGTGgtaa